One segment of Macaca fascicularis isolate 582-1 chromosome 4, T2T-MFA8v1.1 DNA contains the following:
- the LOC135970684 gene encoding histone H3.1, with amino-acid sequence MARTKQTARKSTGGKAPRKQLATKAARKSAPATGGVKKPHRYRPGTVALREIRRYQKSTELLIRKLPFQRLVREIAQDFKTDLRFQSSAVMALQEACEAYLVGLFEDTNLCAIHAKRVTIMPKDIQLARRIRGERA; translated from the coding sequence ATGGCCCGCACCAAGCAGACTGCACGCAAGTCCACCGGTGGTAAAGCACCGCGCAAGCAGCTGGCCACTAAGGCGGCTCGGAAAAGCGCGCCGGCCACCGGCGGCGTGAAGAAGCCTCACCGCTACCGTCCCGGCACCGTGGCTCTGCGCGAGATTCGCCGCTACCAGAAGTCGACTGAGCTGCTGATCCGAAAGTTGCCTTTCCAGCGCCTGGTGCGAGAAATCGCTCAGGACTTCAAGACGGATCTTCGCTTTCAGAGTTCCGCGGTGATGGCCCTTCAGGAGGCCTGCGAAGCCTATTTGGTGGGGCTCTTTGAGGACACCAACCTGTGTGCCATCCATGCTAAGCGAGTGACTATCATGCCCAAGGACATTCAGCTCGCTCGCCGCATTCGTGGGGAGAGAGCGTAG